The Penaeus chinensis breed Huanghai No. 1 chromosome 36, ASM1920278v2, whole genome shotgun sequence genome includes a region encoding these proteins:
- the LOC125044568 gene encoding ATP-binding cassette sub-family C member 4-like isoform X4: MRPQTDAGDLATTPCGSSGSVASLPAPPIYLTGYALKRGSVRIEASWLSWLLMTWLIPLMKTGYSRPLDSGDLYCVQPQDASQGLGDRLQKKWDEELSRSKAKGKKPSYLKSLVHCFGWEYARVGLLAAFEECVLRIGQPLCLGGLIRYFNGEPGYTTVDGWLFATGVVMGSLLYIFSHHPFFWGIQHSGMQIRVASCALIYRKALRLSKAALGKTTIGQMVNLLSNDVNRFDTSVIFIHYLWIGPLQTAIVLGILWQELGPSCLAGIMLLILFVPLQSWMGKVFSKLRLATAHRTDERVRIMNEIINAMRVIKMYTWEKPFTALAEQARKSEIDVIMRTNYYRAVNMSLFFTSSKVIVFLALLTYILTGNALTAEKVFVTSSLINNVRLVMTLFFPFGIAMGAETNISCRRIQEFLVMEEREDTSSVQKSNLRPKLKDCGVTINGVTAKWSDATEENTLNNISCSVKAGELLAVIGPVGSGKGSLLHAILGELPAKSGSISVRGKVAYASQEPWVFSGTVKQNILFGQPYNEKKYNEVIKVCALERDLELLPMKDMTMVGERGVSLSGGQKARVNLARAVYYDADIYLLDDPLSAVDTHVGRHLFDQCIMGHLKHKVRILVTHQLQYLKEANEILVLREGHPEAIGKYHQLVNSGIDFASLLAEGHEEEKPTSPSRQPSTKSAKKNGFIPTGKFMQEAEKFGSSLSLTRRGRVRNDSVASVHDSVEAENILTISGAHLAGSSLSIDEEVNDTPTKAAKRLKDMDDGADKDGAEEGQDGAEARSVGSVKASIYLKYFLAGGGWFLMIVLFLANVLTQVLFSGTDYWLSYWANGEQIRARLLLEASENMTLAVNGSAISYQDAPVPEGYLDTITNVYVYAGLTAGLFVLSLGRTVMFFVMCMTSSRNLHNRMFQSVIRVPIKFFDTHPVGQILNRFTKDLGQVDELLPITVFDVVTILLNFLGIIAVIASINIWVLIPTLGLGVVFVFLRRFYLSTARDVKRLEGITRSPVFSHLSASLQGLTTIRAFEAQQIFMDDFDTHQDLHSSAWFLFLCTTRWFGICLDWISCIYIAIVTYSFMGMQDSLGGDIGLAISSAMMLSGMFQWGVRQSAEVENQMTSVERVLEYSKLEPEAALETDQDKTPKAGWPAKGEIKFEDVSLQYSPNDAPVLKNLNFCIKANEKIGIVGRTGAGKSSMLTSLFRLTEPVGVIYIDNIAVKELGLHDVRGNISIIPQDPTLFSGTMRRNLDPFDQYEDEDLWRALEEVQLKDAVSDLEGGLEAVMSEGGSNLSVGQRQLVCLARAILRHNRILVLDEATANVDPRTDGLIQQTIRSKFRNCTVLTIAHRLHTIMDSDRVMVLEAGRLEEFDEPYILLRNPNSMFTKLVEQTGKAATEQLRLIAGRAYQAKHGQVANLSVEEESTSEAPQSTSSRDSQPQHDKNEDQTLQRPGNQDDVPLEAGQDDKPAC; encoded by the exons AAAATGGGACGAGGAGCTGTCCAGGAGTAAAGCCAAAGGGAAGAAACCCAGCTACTTGAAGTCCTTGGTGCATTGCTTCGGCTGGGAGTACGCGAGGGTGGGTCTCCTCGCTGCCTTTGAGGAGTGCGTGCTGAG AATTGGCCAGCCACTCTGCCTGGGAGGCCTGATCCGCTATTTCAATGGGGAGCCAGGATACACAACGGTGGATGGATGGCTGTTCGCAACTGGAGTGGTGATGGGGTCTTTGCTTTACATATTCTCACATCACCCCTTCTTTTGGGGCATTCAACATAGTGGCATGCAGATTAGGGTAGCAAGCTGTGCCTTGATATACAGAAAG GCATTACGCCTAAGCAAGGCTGCGCTGGGAAAGACCACAATCGGGCAGATGGTGAACTTGTTGTCTAATGACGTCAACCGATTTGATACAAGTGTCATCTTCATCCATTATCTTTGGATTGGTCCTCTTCAG ACAGCTATTGTATTGGGAATCTTGTGGCAAGAGTTAGGACCTTCTTGCTTAGCAGGGATTATGCTCTTGATTCTCTTTGTGCCTCTTCAAA gcTGGATGGGTAAAGTCTTCTCCAAGCTGAGATTAGCTACAGCACATCGCACTGACGAGCGTGTAAGGATTATGAATGAAATCATCAATGCCATGAGAGTTATAAAGATGTACACTTGGGAAAAGCCTTTTACAGCACTAGCTGAACAAGCAAGAAA gTCTGAGATTGATGTGATCATGAGGACTAATTATTATAGAGCTGTCaatatgtctctctttttcacttcttcaAAAGTTATTGTATTTTTAGCATTGCTGACCTATATTCTGACAGGCAATGCATTGACAGCTGAAAAG GTCTTTGTCACCAGTTCTTTGATCAACAATGTCAGACTTGTTATGACATTGTTCTTCCCCTTTGGTATTGCTATGGGAGCAGAGACCAACATATCATGCAGAAGAATTCAG gaaTTCCTggtaatggaagagagggaagataccAGCAGTGTCCAGAAATCCAATCTAAGGCCAAAACTGAAG gacTGTGGAGTAACAATAAATGGAGTGACAGCCAAATGGAGTGATGCAACAGAAGAGAACACCCTGAACAACATCTCATGTTCTGTCAAAGCTGGAGAACTACTGGCTGTCATAGGTCCTGTGGGCTCAGGAAAG GGTTCACTTCTTCACGCAATTCTTGGGGAGTTGCCAGCAAAGTCTGGTTCAATATCTGTCCGTGGCAAGGTGGCATATGCATCTCAAGAGCCATGGGTGTTTTCAGGGACAGTGAAGCAAAATATTCTCTTTGGACAACCTTATAATGAAAAGAAGTACAATGAAGTTATTAAAG TATGTGCATTAGAGCGAGATTTGGAACTACTGCCAATGAAAGACATGACAATGGTTGGTGAGCGTGGTGTTTCACTCAGTGGTGGCCAGAAAGCAAGAGTTAATCTTGCCAG GGCAGTTTATTATGATGCAGACATCTACCTACTGGATGACCCACTTAGTGCTGTTGATACTCATGTCGGACGTCACCTGTTTGACCAGTGTATAATGGGCCATCTAAAGCACAAAGTTCGGATCCTGGTGACACACCAGCTACAATACCTTAAAGAAGCAAATGAAATCTTAGTTCTGAGAGAG ggTCATCCTGAAGCAATTGGAAAGTACCATCAGTTGGTCAACAGTGGAATAGACTTTGCCTCACTTCTAGCAGAAGGTCATGAGGAAGAAAAACCAACATCCCCTTCAAGACAACCTAGCACAAAAAGTGCCAAGAAGAATGGCTTTATTCCAACAGGAAAGTTTATGCAAGAGGCTGAAAAAT TTGGATCCTCATTATCTCTCACGAGGAGAGGGCGTGTCCGCAACGACTCCGTTGCCTCTGTACATGACTCTGTTGAGGCTGAAAACATCCTAACCATTTCTGGAGCTCATTTGGCAGGATCAAGCTTGTCAATTGATGAGGAAGTTAATGACACACCTACTAAAGCTGCAAAGAGA CTGAAAGACATGGATGATGGTGCTGACAAAGATGGGGCTGAAGAGGGCCAGGATGGTGCTGAAGCGAGGTCAGTTGGATCAGTCAAAGCTAGCATATACCTTAAGTATTTCCTGGCTGGAGGTGGCTGGTTTCTGATGATTGTGCTCTTCTTGGCCAATGTCCTCACCCAAGTCCTCTTTTCTGGGACTGATTACTGGCTTTCTTACTG GGCAAATGGTGAACAAATCCGTGCAAGGTTACTTCTCGAGGCCAGTGAAAATATGACATTGGCAGTTAATGGGTCTGCTATATCTTATCAAGATGCACCAGTTCCAGAGGGCTACCTTGACACAATCactaatgtttatgtgtatgctg GTCTGACTGCTGGGTTGTTCGTGCTCTCACTGGGACGCACTGTGATGTTCTTTGTGATGTGTATGACATCCTCAAGAAATCTACACAACAGAATGTTTCAGTCAGTAATTCGAGTCCCAATAAAATTTTTCGACACACACCCAGTTG GTCAGATCCTTAACAGATTTACAAAGGACCTTGGACAGGTTGATGAACTGCTCCCTATCACAGTGTTCGATGTGGTAACT ATTCTCCTGAACTTCCTTGGTATCATTGCCGTGATTGCTTCCATCAATATCTGGGTCCTTATCCCCACCCTGGGCCTTGGAGTCGTCTTCGTGTTCCTAAGACGCTTCTACCTCAGCACTGCCCGTGATGTCAAGCGACTAGAAGGAATCA CTCGAAGCCCTGTGTTCTCACACCTCAGTGCTTCTCTTCAAGGCTTGACCACAATACGTGCTTTTGAAGCCCAGCAGATATTCATGGATGATTTTGATACTCATCAG GATCTACATTCATCAGCTTGGTTCCTTTTCTTGTGCACTACTCGTTGGTTTGGAATTTGTTTAGACTGGATTTCTTGTATTTACATTGCCATTGTGACATACAGCTTCATGGGTATGCAAG ATTCCCTTGGAGGAGACATTGGTCTGGCCATCTCCTCTGCTATGATGCTCAGCGGGATGTTTCAGTGGGGTGTCAGACAATCAGCAGAAGTGGAGAATCAGATGACCTCAGTGGAACGTGTTCTAGAGTATTCAAAACTGGAACCAGAAGCTGCACTAGAAACTGACCAAG ATAAAACTCCCAAGGCTGGTTGGCCTGCAAAGGGAGAAATTAAGTTTGAGGATGTTTCACTTCAGTACAGTCCTAATGATGCACCAGTGCTGAAGAATCTCAACTTCTGCATTAAGGCAAATGAAAAG ATTGGCATTGTAGGTAGAACAGGAGCAGGAAAATCATCCATGTTAACATCCCTGTTTCGTTTAACTGAACCAGTTGGTGTTATTTACATTGATAACATTGCTGTGAAAGAGTTGGGCTTGCATGATGTACGAGGAAATATCTCCATCATCCCACAAGATCCAACTCTGTTCTCCGGAACCATGAGGAGAAATCTGGATCCCTTTGACCAGTATGAGGATGAGGACTTGTGGAGAGCACTAGAGGAG GTGCAGCTAAAGGATGCAGTGTCTGATCTCGAAGGAGGTCTAGAGGCTGTTATGTCAGAAGGAGGTAGTAATCTTAGCGTAGGACAACGGCAGTTAGTTTGCTTGGCAAGGGCTATCCTTAGGCACAACAGGATTCTTGTGCTGGATGAAGCTACTGCCAATGTAGACCCAAG AACTGATGGGCTCATCCAGCAGACTATACGCTCAAAATTCAGAAACTGCACTGTACTCACTATAGCACATCGACTCCACACCATCATGGACAGTGACCGAGTCATGGTGTTAGAGGCTGGCAGACTTGAG GAGTTTGATGAACCATATATTCTCTTACGAAACCCCAATTCTATGTTTACAAAATTGGTGGAGCAGACAGGCAAGGCTGCAACAGAACAGTTGCGATTGATTGCAGGAAGG GCTTATCAAGCAAAACATGGGCAGGTGGCTAATTTGTCAGTAGAAGAAGAAAGCACAAGTGAGGCACCACAATCAACCTCGTCAAGAGACAGTCAGCCTCAACACGATAAGAATGAAGACCAGACCTTACAAAGACCCGGCAATCAAGATGATGTTCCTTTAGAAGCTGGCCAAGATGATAAGCCAGCCTGTTAA
- the LOC125044568 gene encoding ATP-binding cassette sub-family C member 4-like isoform X5, whose amino-acid sequence MDQTRKSRPPNPRDTAGTLSKMVFWWLIPLMKTGYSRPLDSGDLYCVQPQDASQGLGDRLQKKWDEELSRSKAKGKKPSYLKSLVHCFGWEYARVGLLAAFEECVLRIGQPLCLGGLIRYFNGEPGYTTVDGWLFATGVVMGSLLYIFSHHPFFWGIQHSGMQIRVASCALIYRKALRLSKAALGKTTIGQMVNLLSNDVNRFDTSVIFIHYLWIGPLQTAIVLGILWQELGPSCLAGIMLLILFVPLQSWMGKVFSKLRLATAHRTDERVRIMNEIINAMRVIKMYTWEKPFTALAEQARKSEIDVIMRTNYYRAVNMSLFFTSSKVIVFLALLTYILTGNALTAEKVFVTSSLINNVRLVMTLFFPFGIAMGAETNISCRRIQEFLVMEEREDTSSVQKSNLRPKLKDCGVTINGVTAKWSDATEENTLNNISCSVKAGELLAVIGPVGSGKGSLLHAILGELPAKSGSISVRGKVAYASQEPWVFSGTVKQNILFGQPYNEKKYNEVIKVCALERDLELLPMKDMTMVGERGVSLSGGQKARVNLARAVYYDADIYLLDDPLSAVDTHVGRHLFDQCIMGHLKHKVRILVTHQLQYLKEANEILVLREGHPEAIGKYHQLVNSGIDFASLLAEGHEEEKPTSPSRQPSTKSAKKNGFIPTGKFMQEAEKFGSSLSLTRRGRVRNDSVASVHDSVEAENILTISGAHLAGSSLSIDEEVNDTPTKAAKRRKAERRLRNIQEEKSEPLLKDMDDGADKDGAEEGQDGAEARSVGSVKASIYLKYFLAGGGWFLMIVLFLANVLTQVLFSGTDYWLSYWANGEQIRARLLLEASENMTLAVNGSAISYQDAPVPEGYLDTITNVYVYAGLTAGLFVLSLGRTVMFFVMCMTSSRNLHNRMFQSVIRVPIKFFDTHPVGQILNRFTKDLGQVDELLPITVFDVVTILLNFLGIIAVIASINIWVLIPTLGLGVVFVFLRRFYLSTARDVKRLEGITRSPVFSHLSASLQGLTTIRAFEAQQIFMDDFDTHQDLHSSAWFLFLCTTRWFGICLDWISCIYIAIVTYSFMGMQDSLGGDIGLAISSAMMLSGMFQWGVRQSAEVENQMTSVERVLEYSKLEPEAALETDQDKTPKAGWPAKGEIKFEDVSLQYSPNDAPVLKNLNFCIKANEKIGIVGRTGAGKSSMLTSLFRLTEPVGVIYIDNIAVKELGLHDVRGNISIIPQDPTLFSGTMRRNLDPFDQYEDEDLWRALEEVQLKDAVSDLEGGLEAVMSEGGSNLSVGQRQLVCLARAILRHNRILVLDEATANVDPRTDGLIQQTIRSKFRNCTVLTIAHRLHTIMDSDRVMVLEAGRLEEFDEPYILLRNPNSMFTKLVEQTGKAATEQLRLIAGRAYQAKHGQVANLSVEEESTSEAPQSTSSRDSQPQHDKNEDQTLQRPGNQDDVPLEAGQDDKPAC is encoded by the exons AAAATGGGACGAGGAGCTGTCCAGGAGTAAAGCCAAAGGGAAGAAACCCAGCTACTTGAAGTCCTTGGTGCATTGCTTCGGCTGGGAGTACGCGAGGGTGGGTCTCCTCGCTGCCTTTGAGGAGTGCGTGCTGAG AATTGGCCAGCCACTCTGCCTGGGAGGCCTGATCCGCTATTTCAATGGGGAGCCAGGATACACAACGGTGGATGGATGGCTGTTCGCAACTGGAGTGGTGATGGGGTCTTTGCTTTACATATTCTCACATCACCCCTTCTTTTGGGGCATTCAACATAGTGGCATGCAGATTAGGGTAGCAAGCTGTGCCTTGATATACAGAAAG GCATTACGCCTAAGCAAGGCTGCGCTGGGAAAGACCACAATCGGGCAGATGGTGAACTTGTTGTCTAATGACGTCAACCGATTTGATACAAGTGTCATCTTCATCCATTATCTTTGGATTGGTCCTCTTCAG ACAGCTATTGTATTGGGAATCTTGTGGCAAGAGTTAGGACCTTCTTGCTTAGCAGGGATTATGCTCTTGATTCTCTTTGTGCCTCTTCAAA gcTGGATGGGTAAAGTCTTCTCCAAGCTGAGATTAGCTACAGCACATCGCACTGACGAGCGTGTAAGGATTATGAATGAAATCATCAATGCCATGAGAGTTATAAAGATGTACACTTGGGAAAAGCCTTTTACAGCACTAGCTGAACAAGCAAGAAA gTCTGAGATTGATGTGATCATGAGGACTAATTATTATAGAGCTGTCaatatgtctctctttttcacttcttcaAAAGTTATTGTATTTTTAGCATTGCTGACCTATATTCTGACAGGCAATGCATTGACAGCTGAAAAG GTCTTTGTCACCAGTTCTTTGATCAACAATGTCAGACTTGTTATGACATTGTTCTTCCCCTTTGGTATTGCTATGGGAGCAGAGACCAACATATCATGCAGAAGAATTCAG gaaTTCCTggtaatggaagagagggaagataccAGCAGTGTCCAGAAATCCAATCTAAGGCCAAAACTGAAG gacTGTGGAGTAACAATAAATGGAGTGACAGCCAAATGGAGTGATGCAACAGAAGAGAACACCCTGAACAACATCTCATGTTCTGTCAAAGCTGGAGAACTACTGGCTGTCATAGGTCCTGTGGGCTCAGGAAAG GGTTCACTTCTTCACGCAATTCTTGGGGAGTTGCCAGCAAAGTCTGGTTCAATATCTGTCCGTGGCAAGGTGGCATATGCATCTCAAGAGCCATGGGTGTTTTCAGGGACAGTGAAGCAAAATATTCTCTTTGGACAACCTTATAATGAAAAGAAGTACAATGAAGTTATTAAAG TATGTGCATTAGAGCGAGATTTGGAACTACTGCCAATGAAAGACATGACAATGGTTGGTGAGCGTGGTGTTTCACTCAGTGGTGGCCAGAAAGCAAGAGTTAATCTTGCCAG GGCAGTTTATTATGATGCAGACATCTACCTACTGGATGACCCACTTAGTGCTGTTGATACTCATGTCGGACGTCACCTGTTTGACCAGTGTATAATGGGCCATCTAAAGCACAAAGTTCGGATCCTGGTGACACACCAGCTACAATACCTTAAAGAAGCAAATGAAATCTTAGTTCTGAGAGAG ggTCATCCTGAAGCAATTGGAAAGTACCATCAGTTGGTCAACAGTGGAATAGACTTTGCCTCACTTCTAGCAGAAGGTCATGAGGAAGAAAAACCAACATCCCCTTCAAGACAACCTAGCACAAAAAGTGCCAAGAAGAATGGCTTTATTCCAACAGGAAAGTTTATGCAAGAGGCTGAAAAAT TTGGATCCTCATTATCTCTCACGAGGAGAGGGCGTGTCCGCAACGACTCCGTTGCCTCTGTACATGACTCTGTTGAGGCTGAAAACATCCTAACCATTTCTGGAGCTCATTTGGCAGGATCAAGCTTGTCAATTGATGAGGAAGTTAATGACACACCTACTAAAGCTGCAAAGAGA CGGAAAGCAGAGAGAAGACTGAGGAACATTCAAGAGGAGAAATCAGAGCCGCTG CTGAAAGACATGGATGATGGTGCTGACAAAGATGGGGCTGAAGAGGGCCAGGATGGTGCTGAAGCGAGGTCAGTTGGATCAGTCAAAGCTAGCATATACCTTAAGTATTTCCTGGCTGGAGGTGGCTGGTTTCTGATGATTGTGCTCTTCTTGGCCAATGTCCTCACCCAAGTCCTCTTTTCTGGGACTGATTACTGGCTTTCTTACTG GGCAAATGGTGAACAAATCCGTGCAAGGTTACTTCTCGAGGCCAGTGAAAATATGACATTGGCAGTTAATGGGTCTGCTATATCTTATCAAGATGCACCAGTTCCAGAGGGCTACCTTGACACAATCactaatgtttatgtgtatgctg GTCTGACTGCTGGGTTGTTCGTGCTCTCACTGGGACGCACTGTGATGTTCTTTGTGATGTGTATGACATCCTCAAGAAATCTACACAACAGAATGTTTCAGTCAGTAATTCGAGTCCCAATAAAATTTTTCGACACACACCCAGTTG GTCAGATCCTTAACAGATTTACAAAGGACCTTGGACAGGTTGATGAACTGCTCCCTATCACAGTGTTCGATGTGGTAACT ATTCTCCTGAACTTCCTTGGTATCATTGCCGTGATTGCTTCCATCAATATCTGGGTCCTTATCCCCACCCTGGGCCTTGGAGTCGTCTTCGTGTTCCTAAGACGCTTCTACCTCAGCACTGCCCGTGATGTCAAGCGACTAGAAGGAATCA CTCGAAGCCCTGTGTTCTCACACCTCAGTGCTTCTCTTCAAGGCTTGACCACAATACGTGCTTTTGAAGCCCAGCAGATATTCATGGATGATTTTGATACTCATCAG GATCTACATTCATCAGCTTGGTTCCTTTTCTTGTGCACTACTCGTTGGTTTGGAATTTGTTTAGACTGGATTTCTTGTATTTACATTGCCATTGTGACATACAGCTTCATGGGTATGCAAG ATTCCCTTGGAGGAGACATTGGTCTGGCCATCTCCTCTGCTATGATGCTCAGCGGGATGTTTCAGTGGGGTGTCAGACAATCAGCAGAAGTGGAGAATCAGATGACCTCAGTGGAACGTGTTCTAGAGTATTCAAAACTGGAACCAGAAGCTGCACTAGAAACTGACCAAG ATAAAACTCCCAAGGCTGGTTGGCCTGCAAAGGGAGAAATTAAGTTTGAGGATGTTTCACTTCAGTACAGTCCTAATGATGCACCAGTGCTGAAGAATCTCAACTTCTGCATTAAGGCAAATGAAAAG ATTGGCATTGTAGGTAGAACAGGAGCAGGAAAATCATCCATGTTAACATCCCTGTTTCGTTTAACTGAACCAGTTGGTGTTATTTACATTGATAACATTGCTGTGAAAGAGTTGGGCTTGCATGATGTACGAGGAAATATCTCCATCATCCCACAAGATCCAACTCTGTTCTCCGGAACCATGAGGAGAAATCTGGATCCCTTTGACCAGTATGAGGATGAGGACTTGTGGAGAGCACTAGAGGAG GTGCAGCTAAAGGATGCAGTGTCTGATCTCGAAGGAGGTCTAGAGGCTGTTATGTCAGAAGGAGGTAGTAATCTTAGCGTAGGACAACGGCAGTTAGTTTGCTTGGCAAGGGCTATCCTTAGGCACAACAGGATTCTTGTGCTGGATGAAGCTACTGCCAATGTAGACCCAAG AACTGATGGGCTCATCCAGCAGACTATACGCTCAAAATTCAGAAACTGCACTGTACTCACTATAGCACATCGACTCCACACCATCATGGACAGTGACCGAGTCATGGTGTTAGAGGCTGGCAGACTTGAG GAGTTTGATGAACCATATATTCTCTTACGAAACCCCAATTCTATGTTTACAAAATTGGTGGAGCAGACAGGCAAGGCTGCAACAGAACAGTTGCGATTGATTGCAGGAAGG GCTTATCAAGCAAAACATGGGCAGGTGGCTAATTTGTCAGTAGAAGAAGAAAGCACAAGTGAGGCACCACAATCAACCTCGTCAAGAGACAGTCAGCCTCAACACGATAAGAATGAAGACCAGACCTTACAAAGACCCGGCAATCAAGATGATGTTCCTTTAGAAGCTGGCCAAGATGATAAGCCAGCCTGTTAA